In a single window of the Hydrogenobaculum sp. 3684 genome:
- a CDS encoding biopolymer transporter ExbD — MANLWEEEHQEKEEIHIVPMIDVMLFLLTFFVLLTINSISLNGKQLSVPASKYTDPLPRVENVKIYLTKNNLVYVGSNKYPYSLNDLTSYLQNIKKQVKDSKDINVYIVPDKDANVQTLVNVMDHIQQAGISNISVVNKQS, encoded by the coding sequence ATGGCCAATCTTTGGGAAGAAGAACATCAAGAGAAAGAAGAAATACATATAGTGCCAATGATAGATGTGATGTTGTTTTTGCTAACATTTTTTGTGCTTTTGACGATAAACTCTATATCTTTAAATGGAAAGCAATTAAGTGTACCAGCATCTAAATACACTGATCCATTACCAAGAGTAGAAAACGTAAAAATTTATCTGACAAAAAATAATCTAGTTTACGTGGGTTCAAACAAGTATCCATACAGCTTAAATGATTTAACATCTTATCTTCAAAATATCAAGAAGCAGGTCAAAGATTCTAAAGACATAAATGTATATATAGTTCCAGATAAAGATGCAAATGTACAAACCTTAGTAAATGTAATGGATCACATTCAGCAGGCTGGTATCTCAAATATATCTGTTGTAAATAAGCAATCATGA
- a CDS encoding MotA/TolQ/ExbB proton channel family protein, whose protein sequence is MDLEMFHKAVFVIMFVIFVISNYVIVYKFIQISKIKKEINRSSEKEAYKLITKLKDSMWILDFGITSGPLLGLLGSILALIESFANLAERGISNPVVISKSIGFALVATAFGICLALWDLVFYKMLNDMIRNIREEAKLIFAGGN, encoded by the coding sequence ATGGACTTAGAGATGTTTCATAAAGCGGTATTTGTTATAATGTTTGTGATATTTGTAATTTCTAATTATGTGATAGTTTATAAGTTTATTCAAATAAGTAAAATAAAAAAAGAGATAAACAGATCTTCAGAAAAAGAAGCTTACAAACTTATAACTAAGTTAAAAGATAGTATGTGGATATTAGATTTTGGAATTACATCAGGACCTTTGCTAGGGCTTCTTGGTAGTATATTGGCCCTTATAGAATCCTTTGCAAATTTAGCAGAAAGGGGTATTTCTAATCCAGTAGTTATAAGCAAATCCATAGGTTTTGCGCTTGTGGCTACAGCTTTTGGTATATGTTTAGCTCTTTGGGATTTGGTGTTTTATAAGATGTTAAACGATATGATAAGAAATATAAGAGAAGAGGCTAAACTAATCTTTGCAGGAGGTAATTGA
- a CDS encoding nucleotidyltransferase domain-containing protein, whose amino-acid sequence MQAIKEQNLKEQVFEFLKTHKDELYEKFGVLHGGFFGSVAKGKEKENSDIDIYVEIEYSRIDLNAYLELIEYLEKAFKRKVDIITSNQLKHMRNHYKQNIIKNEIIHVF is encoded by the coding sequence ATGCAAGCTATAAAAGAGCAAAATTTAAAAGAGCAAGTATTTGAGTTTTTAAAAACGCATAAAGATGAATTATATGAGAAATTTGGAGTATTGCATGGAGGGTTTTTTGGCTCTGTGGCAAAAGGAAAAGAGAAGGAAAACAGCGATATAGACATATATGTAGAGATTGAATACTCAAGGATAGATCTTAATGCTTATTTAGAATTAATTGAGTATCTTGAAAAGGCTTTTAAAAGAAAAGTAGATATAATAACCAGCAACCAGTTAAAGCACATGAGGAATCATTATAAGCAAAACATCATTAAAAATGAAATAATTCATGTCTTCTGA
- a CDS encoding TonB-dependent receptor, producing MLTKKLKTILLSLAVFSGGVSFAQSNSAPVYNIGQINVGAQQASSKQKKIEKRYHRATLKLKDKTIFESAQTIKVIKKDQLKVAGPTGSVSQVLSYAPGVTISSFGENGSRKFSIVLNGIRQGWGGFTNATSIDNGSLGVTFDGVPLVNPSTGLWQSNQIPQLDLIQGIRVIYGPGNPESRWYNDLGGQIQFIPLQPSKYMGGFFDLSYGSFNSRNLFVAFNTGDIKGWRTVVAAGWGADNSYVTSVDGFRYPSHNYAYYIKTKKVFADGDGDFSIGAYAAQSYYWRNPPIPVSPQQGLTADGTPNTPLLSQSTTGFYSAPDFSVLHKLDQNGLDLVYSKLNLNFDKNTKFHNMIWFRYGFRRHNHYNDYPLGSNPGNLYEYNNPYDKVFGDKLWFELNNIYHNNIAFGGYYLVSNYNSRNAFWNPSVELAPGIYGSATVPNAKYRSDYWNQTDIASFAEDTIKFHKFKFTPGIRWVDFITDYNNETCTDFPLACQLNPKRNEAKLPSAHTNFTKLEPSFDANYEIIDGISIYGNYAETYKVPENGGGGGPYQKVPASELHLEKSQEYQIGFKVLKQNLKYANKIFAGVNYFHMIFSHLFFPIYDSNGNYLGDGAGTSVYNGVNLFADYYPIKHLYLWTNATFEDAKFPNYTFTNANGNITSASDLPVSYVPHTLFNLDVSYSYLINYLHGIITKPSVWFQYVGSQSMFNNNTGLPDTQKMPSYNTLNASISFDILNTARSIPYFKDIQLTLTALNITNKKYNEFEYISSGGYYNVNESYIQAYPGAPFTVYGSIKADF from the coding sequence ATGCTTACCAAAAAGTTAAAAACTATACTGCTTAGCTTAGCTGTTTTTAGCGGTGGAGTATCTTTTGCTCAATCTAATTCAGCTCCAGTTTATAACATAGGACAGATCAACGTAGGAGCTCAACAAGCATCTTCTAAACAGAAGAAAATTGAAAAAAGATATCATAGAGCTACCTTAAAACTAAAAGATAAAACGATATTCGAATCTGCGCAAACTATAAAGGTTATAAAAAAAGACCAACTTAAAGTAGCTGGACCTACTGGTAGCGTTTCCCAGGTGTTATCTTACGCACCAGGTGTTACTATAAGTAGTTTTGGAGAAAATGGCTCTAGGAAATTTTCCATAGTTTTAAACGGCATAAGGCAAGGATGGGGAGGTTTTACTAACGCCACAAGTATAGACAATGGATCTTTAGGAGTCACTTTTGACGGTGTTCCACTAGTCAACCCTTCAACGGGCTTATGGCAATCCAATCAAATACCGCAATTAGATTTAATCCAAGGTATAAGGGTTATCTATGGGCCAGGTAATCCAGAATCTAGATGGTACAACGATTTAGGGGGACAAATACAGTTTATACCACTACAACCATCAAAATATATGGGTGGTTTCTTTGATTTATCGTACGGAAGCTTTAACTCAAGGAATTTATTTGTAGCTTTTAACACTGGTGATATCAAAGGTTGGAGAACAGTTGTAGCAGCAGGCTGGGGAGCTGATAACAGCTATGTAACCTCTGTGGACGGATTTAGATATCCATCTCACAACTACGCTTATTACATCAAAACTAAAAAAGTTTTTGCAGATGGAGACGGCGATTTTTCTATAGGTGCTTACGCAGCGCAGTCTTACTACTGGAGAAACCCACCGATACCAGTATCTCCACAGCAAGGTCTTACAGCAGATGGAACACCAAACACACCCCTTTTAAGTCAAAGCACCACTGGTTTTTATAGTGCACCTGATTTTTCAGTGCTTCACAAGTTAGACCAAAACGGCTTAGATCTTGTATATTCAAAACTAAACCTAAATTTCGATAAAAATACAAAATTTCACAACATGATATGGTTTAGATATGGCTTTAGAAGACATAATCATTATAATGATTATCCTCTTGGTTCTAATCCAGGAAATCTATATGAGTATAATAATCCATACGATAAAGTATTTGGCGATAAACTATGGTTTGAACTAAACAACATATACCATAACAATATAGCTTTTGGTGGATACTACTTAGTAAGTAATTATAACTCAAGAAACGCTTTTTGGAATCCTTCAGTAGAACTAGCACCAGGTATTTATGGAAGTGCCACTGTACCAAATGCAAAATATAGAAGTGACTATTGGAACCAAACAGATATAGCAAGCTTTGCAGAAGACACTATAAAATTTCACAAATTTAAATTTACTCCTGGTATAAGATGGGTAGATTTTATAACAGATTATAACAACGAAACCTGCACAGATTTTCCTTTAGCTTGCCAATTAAATCCTAAGAGAAACGAAGCTAAACTTCCTTCTGCTCACACAAACTTTACTAAATTAGAGCCTTCTTTTGATGCAAATTATGAAATTATTGATGGTATATCAATATATGGAAACTATGCCGAGACATATAAAGTGCCAGAAAACGGAGGTGGTGGAGGCCCATATCAAAAAGTACCAGCTTCAGAACTACATCTAGAAAAATCACAGGAATATCAAATAGGTTTTAAGGTGTTAAAACAAAACTTAAAGTATGCTAATAAAATATTTGCAGGTGTCAACTATTTTCATATGATATTTTCACATTTATTTTTTCCCATATACGACTCTAATGGTAATTATCTAGGAGACGGTGCTGGTACATCAGTTTACAACGGTGTAAATCTATTTGCAGATTATTATCCTATAAAACATCTTTATCTATGGACAAACGCCACTTTTGAGGATGCCAAATTCCCAAATTACACATTCACAAACGCTAATGGTAATATTACATCTGCTAGTGACCTACCAGTTTCTTATGTACCACATACATTGTTTAATTTAGATGTAAGCTATTCTTATCTTATAAATTATCTACATGGCATAATAACAAAGCCTTCTGTCTGGTTCCAATACGTAGGCTCTCAATCTATGTTTAACAACAACACCGGTCTTCCGGATACTCAGAAAATGCCAAGTTACAATACTTTGAATGCCTCTATATCTTTTGATATACTAAACACCGCAAGAAGCATTCCTTATTTTAAAGATATTCAGCTTACTCTAACGGCTTTAAACATAACAAACAAAAAGTACAATGAATTTGAATACATATCAAGCGGTGGATATTACAACGTTAATGAAAGCTATATACAAGCTTATCCAGGAGCTCCATTTACAGTTTATGGCTCTATAAAAGCAGATTTTTAA
- a CDS encoding HepT-like ribonuclease domain-containing protein, with amino-acid sequence MQTCELIVKHTQNISFDAFMKNQEKQAAIIYWIECNKMTGMRDVLIHNYADVDYHIVWKVATVDIPDLMEQIKQVLNDEFKH; translated from the coding sequence TTGCAAACCTGTGAGCTTATAGTAAAACATACACAAAATATTTCTTTTGATGCTTTTATGAAAAACCAAGAAAAACAAGCAGCCATAATATATTGGATTGAATGTAATAAAATGACTGGTATGAGAGACGTATTAATTCACAACTATGCCGATGTAGATTATCATATAGTGTGGAAAGTAGCAACCGTTGATATCCCTGATTTAATGGAGCAGATAAAGCAAGTTTTAAACGATGAGTTTAAACATTAA
- a CDS encoding energy transducer TonB — translation MTSVYFEDRKYKIISFILAIVFSSITMFLITFLKIDIYKYKMPKEIKIHLVNTIRLNKEKNVTIEHKAVEKKIVMPKEKKIIKHHIVKHVEKPKPVEKPHVEKPIASKIPPPEPQPYQIKKPVKQRVTTKTTYQNMNESNKKISKAPQPIPEKAATSTKPTKNQIALYLSKVYEIIEEHKHYPSLAKERGDSGTVYIRVNISASGKVDHVSLLNSSGSFILDEYTKELIKHLKFPAPPKGPITFDLKVHYRLNEGD, via the coding sequence ATGACTAGCGTTTATTTTGAAGATAGAAAGTATAAAATAATATCATTTATATTAGCGATTGTATTTTCTTCTATAACCATGTTTCTAATAACGTTTCTTAAAATAGATATATATAAATACAAAATGCCTAAAGAAATAAAAATACATCTAGTAAACACAATTCGGTTAAACAAGGAAAAAAATGTAACAATAGAGCACAAAGCAGTTGAGAAAAAAATCGTAATGCCTAAAGAGAAAAAAATTATAAAACATCACATAGTTAAACATGTAGAAAAACCAAAACCTGTTGAAAAACCTCATGTTGAAAAACCAATTGCTTCTAAAATACCACCACCAGAACCGCAACCTTATCAAATAAAAAAACCTGTCAAACAGAGAGTTACCACAAAAACTACCTATCAAAATATGAATGAATCTAATAAAAAAATATCAAAAGCCCCTCAGCCAATACCTGAAAAAGCTGCAACTTCAACAAAACCTACAAAAAATCAGATAGCTTTATATCTTTCTAAGGTTTATGAAATAATAGAAGAACACAAGCATTATCCTTCCTTAGCAAAAGAAAGAGGAGATTCTGGCACAGTTTATATAAGAGTCAATATATCAGCTAGTGGTAAAGTAGATCATGTTAGCTTATTAAACTCCAGCGGTAGTTTTATATTAGATGAATATACAAAAGAACTAATAAAACATTTAAAATTTCCAGCCCCACCAAAAGGCCCTATAACGTTTGATTTAAAGGTACATTATAGACTCAACGAAGGAGATTAG
- a CDS encoding alkaline phosphatase family protein codes for MKKFLLAISLFAGVGFAKDVGNHLTPWGWEIKPVGKYVYTYNFPTNVVVSKNHIFVLTNGATSYQTITMYNKNLQELFQVKAWKDEVNPSKDPRYLFLPYQSFYQGMYYKDHKLYVAGGFSDNVLVFNVYPKSLKLEKKIYLHYKSFPKNQYPYIYQGFRYDLRHFYPDAVVKGDKYIYATGLLSNAIARIDENDKIKYLNVGAYPYDIALSPKYIFVSLWGDNAIAVIDRNTFQFIKKIYVGKKLSKYSESAGVHPTNLYYKNDKLYVSLANSGKIAIIDTRNFKVLGFLKDKLFKDQEPGSYPNALFEKDGKLFVSSAGTNSINIFDIKSKKLIGAIPTGWYPSAMKVGDNNIYVVSAKGLGSFPNTKYQWVGILMPGILQKISLKDIDKNIKNYTKDLFTYDKFDDIKKQDKLVKFLRKHIKYVVFILRENKTFDEDLGTYKRAGKWADPNLALYTKKELPNLFNFADHYVLMANFYADGEVTAQAHQWTTGASVSDFVERTWQEYYSGRGLVENPGWTQALTFGYATGWAGMPNGVDNPFAIYEDLDKLGKWANPWISYPYKLYLFNNLLAHHVSFEDFGEFVSRNRWGDIPKAMKPHIAYSFPGWNRFILDTFRADVAIKWFKTHKMPKFSYIWLPDDHTAGLHPCYYTPQYYVANSDYATAKIVEYLSHTPYWKHMAIFINEDDAQSGADHIDAHRTFAVVLSPWVKQGYISTKHYSQINIIKTIEKILGIPPMSIFDQTTPVISGIWTDKPNFSPIKAIKPDVNVAFNPGYCNNYTLLRREAGATGHYVNKKWLEKHMKKDSKDSSYIPSSKNLYTPTSLLKVSGFEQFKQSAIATKGYSGYKKMLRYIKTLAKEQNKSIWAFISK; via the coding sequence ATGAAAAAGTTTTTGCTTGCTATTAGCTTGTTTGCTGGTGTAGGATTTGCAAAGGATGTAGGAAATCATCTTACCCCCTGGGGGTGGGAGATAAAACCAGTAGGGAAATATGTCTATACCTACAACTTTCCTACAAACGTAGTAGTGTCTAAAAACCATATTTTTGTACTGACAAACGGCGCTACCTCTTATCAGACTATTACTATGTACAACAAAAATCTGCAAGAACTTTTTCAAGTAAAAGCCTGGAAAGACGAGGTAAATCCATCCAAAGATCCAAGGTATTTATTCTTACCCTATCAAAGTTTTTATCAAGGTATGTATTACAAAGACCACAAGCTTTATGTAGCTGGCGGATTTTCTGACAATGTCTTGGTGTTTAATGTTTATCCTAAAAGCCTTAAACTGGAAAAAAAGATATACCTTCATTACAAAAGCTTTCCTAAAAATCAATATCCATACATATATCAAGGTTTTAGATACGATTTGAGACACTTTTATCCTGACGCTGTTGTAAAAGGAGATAAATATATATACGCTACTGGGCTTTTATCAAATGCAATAGCAAGAATAGATGAAAACGATAAAATAAAATATTTAAACGTAGGTGCTTATCCATACGATATAGCGCTATCTCCAAAATATATATTTGTTAGCCTTTGGGGAGACAATGCCATAGCTGTAATAGATAGAAATACATTTCAATTTATCAAAAAAATATACGTAGGTAAAAAGCTTAGCAAATATAGTGAATCTGCCGGTGTTCATCCTACAAACTTATATTATAAAAACGATAAACTATATGTAAGCTTGGCAAATAGCGGCAAAATAGCAATCATAGATACCAGAAACTTCAAGGTTTTGGGCTTTTTAAAAGATAAACTTTTTAAAGATCAAGAACCAGGTTCTTATCCAAACGCTTTGTTTGAAAAAGATGGTAAGCTTTTTGTATCAAGCGCTGGCACAAACTCTATAAATATTTTTGATATTAAAAGCAAAAAACTAATAGGTGCCATACCAACAGGATGGTACCCAAGCGCTATGAAAGTAGGAGATAACAATATCTACGTTGTCTCAGCAAAAGGTCTTGGCTCTTTTCCAAACACAAAATATCAATGGGTTGGTATTTTGATGCCTGGTATATTGCAAAAAATCTCTTTAAAAGATATAGACAAAAACATTAAAAACTATACAAAAGATCTGTTTACATATGATAAGTTTGACGATATCAAAAAACAAGATAAACTAGTTAAATTTTTAAGAAAGCATATAAAGTATGTGGTTTTTATACTAAGAGAAAACAAAACCTTTGACGAGGATCTTGGTACTTACAAAAGAGCTGGCAAATGGGCAGATCCAAATTTAGCTTTATACACTAAAAAAGAGCTTCCAAATTTGTTTAATTTTGCAGATCACTACGTTTTGATGGCAAACTTTTATGCGGACGGCGAAGTAACAGCCCAAGCACACCAATGGACTACTGGGGCAAGTGTATCTGATTTTGTAGAAAGAACATGGCAAGAGTATTACTCTGGAAGGGGTTTAGTTGAAAATCCAGGCTGGACACAAGCTCTTACCTTTGGCTACGCTACTGGCTGGGCTGGTATGCCAAACGGTGTAGACAATCCTTTTGCTATATACGAAGATTTAGATAAGCTTGGGAAATGGGCAAATCCTTGGATATCTTACCCTTACAAGCTTTATCTATTTAACAATCTATTGGCTCATCATGTAAGTTTTGAAGATTTTGGAGAGTTTGTATCAAGAAATAGATGGGGTGATATACCAAAAGCTATGAAGCCACATATAGCTTACTCGTTCCCTGGGTGGAACCGCTTTATCTTAGACACGTTTAGAGCTGACGTTGCAATAAAATGGTTTAAAACCCACAAGATGCCAAAATTTTCCTACATATGGCTTCCAGATGATCACACTGCTGGGCTTCATCCATGCTATTACACACCCCAGTATTACGTAGCTAACAGCGACTATGCTACCGCAAAAATTGTAGAATATCTATCTCATACGCCTTACTGGAAGCATATGGCTATATTTATCAACGAAGACGATGCCCAATCTGGAGCAGATCACATAGACGCTCATAGAACTTTTGCAGTGGTCTTAAGCCCATGGGTAAAACAAGGTTATATATCCACAAAGCATTACTCTCAAATAAACATAATAAAAACAATAGAAAAAATACTTGGAATACCACCTATGTCTATTTTTGACCAAACTACACCAGTTATATCTGGCATATGGACAGATAAACCAAACTTTAGCCCTATAAAAGCCATAAAACCAGATGTAAATGTGGCTTTCAATCCAGGATACTGCAACAACTATACGCTATTAAGACGAGAAGCTGGCGCTACAGGACATTACGTAAACAAAAAATGGTTAGAAAAACACATGAAAAAGGATTCCAAAGATAGCTCTTATATTCCATCTTCTAAAAATCTATATACACCAACATCTTTGTTAAAAGTGTCTGGTTTTGAGCAGTTTAAACAATCAGCCATTGCTACTAAAGGCTATTCTGGTTATAAAAAGATGCTTAGGTATATAAAAACCCTTGCCAAAGAACAAAATAAAAGTATCTGGGCTTTTATAAGTAAATGA
- a CDS encoding TonB-dependent receptor has product MKIRLACTFSLAMVSFAFAETPLLNVEVNAHKTKENTPSKLVKTTKYTKAKEKVERPLINKLTSSGGGNVFQALELLPSVNFQTQDPYGLSGGEITIRGFNNNQIGLTIDGMPLMDSGNYALYPNEYMDLENLEAETITRGGTGKASPLYSDLGGRIALRTIPPKDKLGLELEQIFGSYAFEKSFVRLDSGLLPLMNSKFFISFSHAQADKWKGPGQNPKFRDHVTFGWVANLNRLHIDFYMDENDQVNYYYRGLTYQQAQNLSANKDFDYNGSLTGNPAVDAYYYKFFHNPYQNYEFRGDISFDVSKNFYVDLKPYYWRGRGGGSSAYYNSRGNYINYGISYNYTKRPGFIAQAVFHKNPFKVTAGFWYERADLENFSTNFKLNNFQNGNYNTTFNYYGYIDKVYTTTQTPYVIFDLKDFHRFDVELGLKYAQVKRDYKEFNTNNLPYLPDDDIYNYPLSIISDESYVKTYRKFLPSINIGYKINRYLYPYFNYAKNFQVPESYQGSPPKGTTTQEIINNLSPEEADSYDAGVNITLGKFIIKPDIYYVDYKNKIEYFPEPNNPNITYPQNVGKVKAYGGELEVLGNLIKNLTLISSFSYNRAKFDNGYYSGKTFLNVAGNQLPNTPKYMGKLGLDYKIYGFDIFPYLIYEGPRYGDSINNQEIPPYVVANLNVSRDFNIFGKKFYGFLNVLNLTNKTYIGYIGAGDTSGTYYVAPPITVSAGLRAYF; this is encoded by the coding sequence ATGAAGATTAGATTAGCTTGTACTTTTAGTTTAGCAATGGTAAGCTTTGCATTTGCAGAGACACCGCTTCTAAATGTAGAAGTCAATGCACATAAAACCAAAGAAAACACCCCAAGCAAATTAGTAAAAACTACAAAATATACAAAAGCCAAGGAAAAAGTGGAAAGACCTTTGATAAACAAGCTTACATCTTCTGGTGGTGGAAACGTTTTTCAAGCTCTTGAGCTTCTTCCTTCAGTAAACTTCCAAACTCAAGATCCTTACGGTTTATCTGGAGGAGAGATAACTATAAGAGGTTTCAACAACAACCAAATAGGATTGACAATAGACGGCATGCCACTTATGGACTCAGGAAACTACGCTCTATATCCAAATGAATATATGGATTTGGAAAACTTAGAAGCTGAAACTATCACAAGAGGTGGCACTGGAAAAGCAAGCCCACTCTACTCAGATTTAGGTGGTAGAATAGCTTTAAGAACGATACCACCAAAAGATAAGCTTGGCTTAGAGTTAGAGCAAATATTTGGCTCTTATGCTTTTGAAAAATCTTTTGTAAGACTGGATAGCGGATTATTGCCCCTTATGAACTCAAAGTTTTTTATATCATTTTCTCATGCTCAAGCTGACAAGTGGAAAGGCCCAGGTCAAAATCCTAAGTTTAGAGACCACGTAACTTTTGGCTGGGTAGCAAATTTAAATAGACTACATATAGATTTTTACATGGACGAAAACGATCAGGTAAATTACTATTATAGAGGTCTTACCTACCAACAAGCCCAAAACTTGAGTGCTAACAAAGATTTTGATTACAACGGTAGTCTCACTGGTAATCCAGCCGTAGATGCATACTATTACAAATTTTTTCATAACCCATATCAAAACTATGAATTTAGAGGAGATATAAGCTTTGATGTAAGTAAAAATTTCTATGTCGATTTAAAGCCTTATTACTGGAGAGGTAGAGGGGGAGGATCTTCTGCATATTACAATAGCAGGGGTAACTACATAAATTACGGTATTTCATACAATTATACAAAAAGACCTGGTTTTATAGCCCAAGCGGTTTTCCATAAAAATCCTTTCAAAGTAACAGCTGGTTTTTGGTATGAAAGGGCAGATCTTGAAAACTTTAGCACAAACTTTAAGCTAAACAACTTCCAAAACGGCAATTACAACACAACTTTTAACTACTACGGATATATAGATAAAGTGTACACCACCACTCAAACACCCTATGTTATATTTGATCTAAAAGATTTTCATCGTTTTGATGTTGAACTAGGTTTAAAATACGCTCAAGTAAAAAGAGATTATAAAGAGTTTAATACCAACAACTTACCATATCTTCCAGACGATGATATATACAACTATCCTCTTAGTATAATCTCAGATGAATCTTATGTAAAAACTTATAGAAAATTTTTACCAAGTATCAACATAGGTTATAAGATAAATAGATACCTTTATCCATATTTCAACTATGCAAAAAACTTCCAAGTTCCAGAAAGTTATCAAGGTTCACCACCAAAAGGAACCACTACACAAGAAATAATCAACAACTTATCACCAGAAGAAGCTGATTCTTACGATGCTGGTGTTAATATAACACTTGGCAAATTTATAATAAAACCAGACATCTACTATGTAGATTACAAAAATAAGATCGAATACTTTCCAGAGCCAAACAACCCAAATATTACATATCCCCAAAACGTAGGTAAAGTAAAAGCCTACGGCGGTGAACTGGAAGTCTTAGGTAACCTTATAAAAAACCTAACTTTAATAAGCTCTTTTTCTTACAATAGGGCAAAATTTGACAACGGATACTATTCTGGCAAAACCTTTCTAAACGTGGCTGGAAACCAGCTTCCAAATACACCTAAGTATATGGGAAAACTCGGCTTAGACTACAAGATTTATGGATTTGATATATTCCCTTATCTAATATATGAAGGCCCAAGATACGGCGATTCAATAAATAATCAAGAAATCCCCCCATACGTAGTGGCAAATCTAAATGTATCAAGAGACTTTAATATATTTGGTAAAAAGTTTTACGGCTTTTTAAACGTATTAAACCTTACCAACAAAACATATATAGGTTATATAGGCGCTGGTGATACTTCTGGTACTTACTATGTAGCGCCACCTATAACAGTATCTGCTGGTTTGAGGGCATACTTTTAA